From the Gammaproteobacteria bacterium genome, the window GCGCACGCGCCGATCCGGCTCGGCTTCGACCGCCAGCGCGCGCACGACTGGCAGTGGCTGTTCACCAACCGGCGTATTCCTTATATACCGCGCCAGCACGTCATGGACAGCCTGTTTGGTTTTGCCGAGACCTGCGGCGTCAAACAAAGGGTGTTGCGCTGGGACATTCCGCTGCCGCCCGAAGCCCAGGCCTTTGCGCAGCTGCAGATTCCAGATGGAACCCCGGCACTGATCATCAGCCCCTGCGCCAATGCACGCTTCCGCAATTTTCGCAACTGGCGTGCAGAGCGCTACGCTGAGGTCGCGGATTACGCTGCAAAGAAACTGGGTCTGCGGGTAATCCTCACCGGCGGACCGAGTGCGGCGGAACGCGAGTACGGCGCGCACATCGAAGCGCGCATGCGCAGCGCGCCGCTCAACCTTATCGGTCAGACCAATCTCAAACAGTTGCTGGCCCTGCTGCAACGCGCCGCAGTCCTGGTGGCGCCGGACTCAGGGCCGGCGCATATGGCCACGGCCGTCGGCACGCCGGTCATCGGCCTGTACGCCAGCACCAACCCGGATCGCGCGGCACCCTACTTCAGCCGGCGCTGGTGTGTGAACCGTTATCCGGATGCCATGCGGGAATTCAATCGTCAGGACGTCGCAACCGCGCGCTGGGGCACGCGTGTGCGCGATCCACGCGCCATGGATTTGATTACGGTTTCAGATGTAACGGAACAGCTTAACGGGCTTTTGAAAGCACGTGCGCGCGGTGAAATGCTTGCCGGGACGGCATACTAATTCTTTCTCGTACAGTACGTAACAAAAAAACCTGGTTCCGGCAGTCCGACAGCGGTACATAGGCGTGACTTACGTGGCTGAACTTCACAGACCCATCCCTGGTGTGTTGACCAGCCCGGATATCCTATCCGGGCGTGAAGCCGGAGCAAACAGCCACCGGCTGTTTGCAAAAAGCACCGGCTTCACCCTCACCCCTCACCCCTTACTTCTTTTACCCGCGGCAATTCCAGCACGGCTTCCAGGCCGCCTTGTGGATGATTGCGCAGCGTGAGGCTGCCGCCGTGCAGTGCGGCAATGTTGCGCGCGATGCCGAGTCCAAGGCCGTTGCCGCCGAGCTCGCGGCTGCGCGAGTCGTCCAGGCGGTAATACGGCTCGAATGCCTTTTCCAGCTGCACCTCCGGAATTCCCGGACCTGCATCGCGCACGCGGATGATCACGTCCGCCGCGCCTTCCTCCACGCGGATGTCCGCACGCTTGCCGTAGCGCACCGCGTTGCCCACCAGATTTTCGAGGCAGCGGCGCAGCGCCTGCGGCCGAGCGTCGAAGTCGCCGTGCACGCGGCCGCTGACCGTCACCGTCTGGCCGATTTCTTCCGCGTCGGCCTGCACGCTCTCCAGCAGCGCCATTAAATCCATGGGTTGCGGCGCTTCGCTCACGTCCAGCCCGCGCAGGAAATCCAGCGTGGCGTTGGTCAAGTGCTCCATGTCGTGCAGGTCATGGATGAATTTGCCCTTGAGCTTCTCGTCTTCGAGCAATTCCGCGCGCAGACGCATGCGCGTGATCGGGGTTTTCAGATCATGTGAAATGGCGGTGAGCAGGCGCGTGCGGTCCTCGATGTAACCTACGAGCCGGGTCTGCATATCGTTGAAGGCGCGGGCCGCATGCCGCACTTCCGTGGGGCCAGTTTCCGGCAGCGGCGGCCGGCGGATGTCGCGGCCGAGTTCACTGGCCGCGTGCGACAAGGACGACAGCGGGCGCGTCACCCAGCGCACGGCGATCAGCGACAACAGTATGATCGCGATCAGCAGCACCGCGATATCCGCAAGCAGCGGATACGGCCAGCCGGCGAGCTGCAGCGGCCGCAGATAATCCATGCGCAGCCAGGCGCCATCCGCCAGCTGTACCAAAGTAATGCTGCGGGTGCGGTAACCCACCTCGAAGGGAGCGGTACGGCTGGCGCGCGGCACCGGTACGTGCAGCATGTAACCGCGAACCGTGTGACCCGGCAATTGATGGCGGAGTCTTGCCTGAAAGTCGGCGGCATCTGCGTCCGGTGACAGAGCGCCCGGCGGATCGTCACCCTGCGGCGTGAGTGTGACCGTAAGTCGCGGACCGGTGAGAATGCGTACCACCTGCTCACGGTCTGCGACCGGAAGATTTTCCATCAATCGCACGGTATCCACATCGCGCTGCACGAATTGCTCGTCGCTGAACGTCACCAACGCCTGATCACGCTCGTGCAGACTGAGGTAGGCAGCGGCGATCTGTGCCACGATCAAGCCGATGACCAGCACCAGCACCAGCCGCCCGAACAGCGAACGCGGCCACAGGCGTTTCATCTTTCCACTTCCACGGGCAGCGCGAACACATAACCCTGGCCGCGCACCGCGCGCACGATGCCGGGTTCGCGGCCGTCGTCGCGCAACCGCTGACGCAGGCGGCTCACCTGCACGTCGAGACTGCGGTCGAACGGCAAATTGTGCTCGCGGCCGTGCAGCAATTCGGTAAGCCGGTCGCGCGACAGTACGGTGCCTGGATAGCGCAGGAAGACGCTCAGCAGCCGGTATTCGGCGCCCGACAAGGGCACAGCCACGCCGTCGGCGGTCTGCAATTGACGCGTAGCGGTGATCAGGCGCCAGCCGCCGAAGCGGAACGTGCGTACGTCCTCGACCGCCAGATCCTGCGGCAGGCTGCGGGCGCGCCGCAGCACGCTTTTGATGCGCGCCAGCAGTTCGCGCGGATTGAAGGGTTTGGCGAGATAATCGTCTGCGCCGGTTTCCAGACCCGCGATGCGATCACCCTGTTCGCCACGCGCGGTGAGCATGATGACCGGAAGATTGGAATGCAGCCGCAGTTTGCGGCACACGCTGATGCCGTCTTCACCGGGCAACATCACATCCAGCACCACGAGATCGAAATGTGCGTCCTCCATGGCCTGTTCCATGGCCGGCCCGTCGGCCACCGCGGTCACGCGCAAACCCTGGCGCGACAGAAACTCTTCCAGCAATGCGCGGATTTCGCTGTCGTCATCCACCACCAGGATATGGTCAGGCGTACTCATGTGTGCCGTAATCGCAGGATCAGGCGCTGCGATTGTAGCCCGCCACGGCACGCCCTCTTTGTATCAAAGTGTAACAAGCCGCATGCCGCCGCCTGTGCATGGGAAAATAGCCTGCCGGTGAGCTGAACTAATGCGCGTACCGGGCGTCACAGCTTCACCACCCTTGCCGGGTTTGCACATTCCGCGGA encodes:
- a CDS encoding ATP-binding protein, giving the protein MKRLWPRSLFGRLVLVLVIGLIVAQIAAAYLSLHERDQALVTFSDEQFVQRDVDTVRLMENLPVADREQVVRILTGPRLTVTLTPQGDDPPGALSPDADAADFQARLRHQLPGHTVRGYMLHVPVPRASRTAPFEVGYRTRSITLVQLADGAWLRMDYLRPLQLAGWPYPLLADIAVLLIAIILLSLIAVRWVTRPLSSLSHAASELGRDIRRPPLPETGPTEVRHAARAFNDMQTRLVGYIEDRTRLLTAISHDLKTPITRMRLRAELLEDEKLKGKFIHDLHDMEHLTNATLDFLRGLDVSEAPQPMDLMALLESVQADAEEIGQTVTVSGRVHGDFDARPQALRRCLENLVGNAVRYGKRADIRVEEGAADVIIRVRDAGPGIPEVQLEKAFEPYYRLDDSRSRELGGNGLGLGIARNIAALHGGSLTLRNHPQGGLEAVLELPRVKEVRGEG
- a CDS encoding response regulator yields the protein MSTPDHILVVDDDSEIRALLEEFLSRQGLRVTAVADGPAMEQAMEDAHFDLVVLDVMLPGEDGISVCRKLRLHSNLPVIMLTARGEQGDRIAGLETGADDYLAKPFNPRELLARIKSVLRRARSLPQDLAVEDVRTFRFGGWRLITATRQLQTADGVAVPLSGAEYRLLSVFLRYPGTVLSRDRLTELLHGREHNLPFDRSLDVQVSRLRQRLRDDGREPGIVRAVRGQGYVFALPVEVER
- a CDS encoding glycosyltransferase family 9 protein — protein: MSLDLSLPASVCILRLSAVGDVCHTLPVVRSLQHAWPDTRFTWIIGKLEATLLGDIPGIEFIIFDKSLGWKATRQLRRTLQTRRFDLLLHMQLSLRASVASRGAHAPIRLGFDRQRAHDWQWLFTNRRIPYIPRQHVMDSLFGFAETCGVKQRVLRWDIPLPPEAQAFAQLQIPDGTPALIISPCANARFRNFRNWRAERYAEVADYAAKKLGLRVILTGGPSAAEREYGAHIEARMRSAPLNLIGQTNLKQLLALLQRAAVLVAPDSGPAHMATAVGTPVIGLYASTNPDRAAPYFSRRWCVNRYPDAMREFNRQDVATARWGTRVRDPRAMDLITVSDVTEQLNGLLKARARGEMLAGTAY